GCTCAGCAGGACGGCGGGCAGCAGGCCCAGCACGATGCTCAGCGCTGTCGTGACCGCCGAACCGGTCCGGACGAACAGATAGACCGGCAGTGCGACCTGCAGCATCCATTCCGCCGTCTCCCCGAAGAAGGCGGCCACCCACAGCCGGGCGAACCCCGGCGCCCCCAGCAGCTTTCTCACACCGGCTTCCCGTCGTGTCCGATCCGGCGGAACGCACGCATCGCCAGGAAGGCCGAGCGGGCGTCGGCGGGCGCGTCTTGGCGGATGGCGGCGACGTAGGGCCGGACCAGCGCGTCGATCGCCTCGGTCAGCGCGGTCAGCTCGGCAGGCGTCGCGTTCAGCGCGTAGGAGAAGAACCCGCCTGCGTCGCGCCAGCCACCGTCTAGCTGGTCCATCGTGTCCAAGTAGCGCTGGGTCAGCTCCTGCTCTTCATGCAGCTCGGTGCCGGTGACAGCGAGGTGCGCCGCGGCGACCGCCGGATCGCCGTCGGCGCCGCCGAGTACCAGGCCGACCTGGCAGGCCCGCCACGGCCGTTCTCGCCCGTCGCCGCCCTCCGCCGCCTCGACCAGGCCGTACTCCGCCAGCCGGCGCAGGTGCCAGCTGCAGTTCGACGCGGTCGAGCCGACCGCGGCCGCGCATTCGCTCGCCGTCGCGGCGCCGACCGCCATCAGGTGGTGCACCAGCGCCGACCGCAGCGGATGAGCCAGCGCCCGCAGCAGCTCGGCGTCGTCGATCCGCTTGCGCGGAGGCAATTCGGCCATCGATCGTCGCCAATCTCTGAAATACTTCTTTCGAAAGAACTCTTTCAGAGTCGCAGGCGTACGCCCGGATCGTCAACCCACCCGGCTACACTCGCGTTGAGTTACTGCACAGCACAGCAACTGATGAATGCAGCTACTGCAGAGAGCAGCTGCTGCGCTTAAACCGGAAGTGA
This sequence is a window from Amycolatopsis benzoatilytica AK 16/65. Protein-coding genes within it:
- a CDS encoding ArsR/SmtB family transcription factor, yielding MAELPPRKRIDDAELLRALAHPLRSALVHHLMAVGAATASECAAAVGSTASNCSWHLRRLAEYGLVEAAEGGDGRERPWRACQVGLVLGGADGDPAVAAAHLAVTGTELHEEQELTQRYLDTMDQLDGGWRDAGGFFSYALNATPAELTALTEAIDALVRPYVAAIRQDAPADARSAFLAMRAFRRIGHDGKPV